The proteins below are encoded in one region of Acidobacteriota bacterium:
- a CDS encoding tyrosine recombinase produces the protein MTGVGIDHDNRWLIDAFLEHLEWERNLSPATLRAYRREVLSFLTFVVDELASNAPTDVTPRTLRTYLAHLHSRGLQPRSVARGLAALRTFFRFLVAEGVLQSSPADAVPHPQDIKKTPDVADRYSIEELLEGFPDTAAGRRDRAAMELLYAAGLRVSELVALDLDDIKLDERVVRVRGKGRKERLVPFGRPAADAIRRYLGDRVRWRRGVIDETEPLFVNQRGGRLTDRSIRRQLDRAVRKTADINHLHPHALRHAFATHLLEAGMDLRAIQELLGHSSLATTQIYTRVDLAHLMEVHRRSHPKG, from the coding sequence ATGACCGGAGTTGGGATCGACCACGACAACCGGTGGCTCATAGATGCATTCCTGGAGCATCTCGAATGGGAACGCAACCTCTCGCCGGCAACCCTCCGTGCCTACCGGCGCGAGGTCCTCTCGTTCCTCACATTTGTTGTCGACGAACTCGCCAGCAATGCTCCCACGGATGTGACCCCGAGGACCCTGCGTACGTACCTTGCCCACCTCCATTCACGCGGCCTTCAGCCTCGGTCTGTGGCTCGCGGATTGGCTGCATTGCGGACATTCTTCAGATTTCTCGTCGCTGAGGGCGTCCTCCAATCAAGTCCAGCCGATGCAGTGCCCCATCCTCAGGACATCAAGAAGACTCCAGATGTCGCGGACCGGTATTCTATCGAGGAGCTCCTTGAAGGCTTCCCGGACACAGCGGCCGGGCGCCGCGATCGGGCGGCCATGGAGCTACTCTATGCTGCCGGCCTCCGCGTCAGCGAACTCGTGGCCCTCGATCTCGATGACATCAAGCTCGATGAGCGCGTGGTCAGGGTGCGAGGCAAGGGGCGGAAGGAACGACTGGTACCCTTCGGGCGGCCAGCCGCTGACGCCATCCGAAGATATCTCGGTGATCGTGTCCGGTGGCGGCGCGGGGTTATTGACGAAACTGAACCGTTGTTCGTCAACCAGCGTGGCGGTCGCCTCACCGACCGATCTATTCGTCGCCAGCTCGATCGTGCCGTTCGCAAAACAGCGGATATCAATCACCTGCACCCTCACGCGCTACGGCACGCCTTCGCAACCCATCTCCTAGAGGCGGGGATGGATCTGAGGGCGATTCAGGAGCTCCTCGGTCACAGTTCGCTCGCAACCACGCAGATTTACACGAGGGTCGATTTAGCGCACCTCATGGAAGTCCACCGTCGAAGCCACCCGAAGGGGTGA
- a CDS encoding glycosyltransferase family 2 protein: MSFAIKGNQEALERELSVVIPAFNEGQRLPHTLDRIGAYLGDHPDWQPAEIIVVDDGSSDGTAASAEAAAVPPGVTLRVVRHTVNRGKGAAVRTGFSHTTGQWVLLTDADLSAPIEELQLLTRVASRSAVAVGSRAVERRLIEKPQPLHRDLMGRTFNRMLRFLGLTSILDTQCGFKLFPGDLARALATVQRLDGFAFDVELMLLADHWGFETKEVGVRWQHVEASRVMAVRHSAQMFRDMLKLWWWRGLGQFCGPPENLS, encoded by the coding sequence GTGAGTTTTGCGATAAAAGGGAACCAGGAGGCACTCGAGCGCGAGTTATCGGTGGTCATCCCGGCGTTCAATGAAGGCCAGCGCCTGCCTCATACTCTCGATAGAATCGGCGCTTATCTGGGCGACCACCCGGATTGGCAGCCAGCGGAAATCATCGTTGTCGACGACGGATCATCGGATGGGACTGCCGCCTCGGCGGAGGCCGCGGCGGTCCCTCCTGGCGTAACCCTCCGCGTGGTGCGACACACGGTCAACCGTGGGAAAGGGGCTGCGGTACGTACGGGATTCAGTCACACCACCGGGCAATGGGTCTTGCTCACGGATGCCGACCTTTCAGCCCCCATCGAAGAGCTGCAACTGTTGACGCGGGTCGCCTCTCGTAGCGCGGTGGCCGTCGGCTCAAGAGCCGTCGAGCGGCGGCTCATTGAAAAACCACAACCATTGCATCGGGACCTGATGGGCCGCACATTCAATCGCATGCTCAGATTTCTCGGCTTGACGTCGATCCTCGACACCCAATGCGGTTTCAAGCTCTTTCCGGGCGACCTGGCTCGGGCCCTGGCAACCGTTCAACGTCTGGATGGTTTCGCCTTCGATGTCGAACTGATGCTTCTCGCAGATCACTGGGGTTTCGAAACGAAAGAGGTCGGTGTCCGGTGGCAACATGTCGAAGCTTCCCGTGTGATGGCGGTTCGCCACTCAGCTCAGATGTTCCGCGACATGTTGAAGCTCTGGTGGTGGCGCGGTCTTGGGCAGTTTTGCGGCCCACCGGAGAACCTGTCATGA
- a CDS encoding DUF4177 domain-containing protein: MEIKRWEYKIINIRSENYRIDPAKESELNELGDDGWELVAITAINYKTAATDHIGMVFKRGKAG, encoded by the coding sequence ATGGAAATCAAACGATGGGAGTACAAGATCATCAACATCCGGTCCGAGAATTACCGCATCGATCCGGCCAAGGAGAGCGAGCTCAACGAACTTGGCGATGACGGTTGGGAGCTCGTAGCAATCACCGCAATCAATTACAAGACGGCCGCCACCGATCACATCGGCATGGTGTTCAAGCGGGGCAAAGCAGGATGA